GACAAACAGTCGCATTTCAGCCGTCTAATCGTTTATTCGAATCATCTGTAGGATCAACCCCACTTGATCGCCCCGTCGCGATCCTCACTTGGAGATCCCGCATGAAACTGTTGCATATCGATTCCAGCATCCTCGGCGACAACTCGGCGTCCCGTCAGCTCAGCGCTGGTGTGGTCAAGGCTTGGCAAGCGGCTGAGCCAGGCGTGGAAGTGACCTACCGTGACGTGGCTGCCGAAGGCTTCAACCACTTCTCCGGCGCGACCCTGGGCGCCCTGGGCACTCCGGCTGATCAGCGCAATGCTGCGCAACAGCACGAAGCAGAACTCAGCGCCAAGACCCTGGCAGAATTCCTCGCCGCTGACGCGGTGGTGATCGCTGCGCCGATGTACAACTTCACCATCCCGACTCAACTGAAAGCCTGGATCGACCGCATTGCCGTCGCCGGTCAGACGTTCCGCTACACCGAAGCCGGTCCGGAAGGCCTGTGCGGCAACAAGAAAGTCATCGTTGTGTCGACCTCGGGCGGCCTGCATGTCGGCCAGGCGACCGGTGTGGCCCATGAAGATTATCTGAAAGTGCTGCTGGGCTTCCTCGGCATCACCGACATCGAATTCGTCCGCGCCCATGGCCTGGCGTACGGTGATGAGTTCCGCAGCAAGTCCTTGAGCGACGCCAACGTACTCATCAACGAACAATTGTTCGCGGCTGCGTAAAGCTTAGGTAAAACCGTGCCTTTCCTCGTTTCATTCTGAAGCGGGACGTCTAAACTCTGTATTCTGATCGCCTCAAAACGACCGGACTACGGAGTTTTTTCGTTTACCCGCTGTCATTACTTTGGCCCAGGTTATGCACGCATGGGTTTATCACCCGGTCGAGCGCCTTGAACCATGGACTTTTCAACCCGACATGCCGGTTTTTATGCAGCAAAGGTGGACATCCTCATGATGCGTCTTTGTGCTGTTATGGTTCTTTCCCTGCTCGGTGGCCTGGTTTCAGTGCACGCCGCGCCTGCGCCGCACCCGCATTGGAGCGTGGGCTTCCATCGCATGACCTTCCTGGATCCGCTGGATTTGCAGCCGATGAAGGCCATCGCTTTTTATCCCTCCACTGGGCTTGAGCACAGCACGCCGCTGGGCGCCTATCGCGTTGCCGCCACGGAAGATTCCAAGATTGCCATCGGCCGCTTCCCGATGCTGATGCTGTCCCACGGCAACACCGGCACGCCGCTGGCCTTGCATGACCTGGCCACTTCGCTGGCGCGTAAAGGCTTCGTGGTGGTGGCGGTGTTGCATCCTGGCGACAACTACAAGGACCACAGCCGCCTGGGCACGGTGAGTAACCTGTATGGCCGGCCGATCCAGATTTCCGAAGCGATCACGGCCACCTTGGGCGACCCGATGCTGTCGCCCTTCGTCAATGTCGATCAAGTCGGTGTGATCGGTTATTCAGCGGGCGGTGAAACCGCGTTGATCCTGGCCGGTGCCAAGCCGGACTTCGACCGCCTGCGTCGCTACTGCCAGGAGCGTCCGGAAGACCGCGACGCCTGCACCACCAAGGGCGAATTGGTAGTGGACCGCGACGACCTGCAGCCGCAATCCGACCCGCGTATTCATGCGTTGATGTTGATGGCGCCGTTGAGCTTGATGTTTGGCCGTCACACCCTGGCCGACGTGCATGTGCCAGTTCTGCTCTACAGCGGTGACGGTGACAAGCTGGTGGCCGTGGACAAGAACGCTGCGGCGCTGGCGCGCAAGTTGCCGGAACCGCCGGACTTCAAGCTGTTGGCCGGGGCAGGGCACTTTGTGTTCATGGCGCCGTGTGACAGTGATCAGTTGGCGGCCATGCCGGCGATCTGCACCGATGCCGACGGCGTCGACCGCGAAGGGATTCACCGTGACCTGATTTCCGAGGCGGGGCGTTTTTTCAGCCACACCCTCGGCCAAGCCACCCGCGCCGGGATGCAGACGGCTGATCAGTAAGCGCGACGCTTGAGCAGAACGGTCACGCCCAAGGCAGTTACCGACAACAGCGCGGCGCAGAAGAAGATCCAGCCATAGCCGAGGTTCAGTGCCACGGCGCCCATCAACGGCCCGGCAATCGCCAGGGCCAAGTCAAAGAACACCGCATAAGCACTCAGGCCCGCGCCACGGCTGCTGTTGGGCACCTGCTTGATGGCTTCCACGCCGAGTGCCGGGTACACCAGCGACAAGCCAAAGCCGGTCAGCCCTGCGCCAATCAATGCCACGCCCGTCGACGGCGCCAGCCAGAGCAACGTCAGGCCCAGGGTCTCGATGGTCATGCAGGCAATGGCGGCACGAAAGCCGCCAAACCGACTGATCGCAGAGATAAACACCAGCCGCGACAAGATAAAACACACGCCAAACACCGTCAGGCAGTACGCCGCACCGGCCCAGCCACGATTGAGGTAGTACAGCGTAATAAAGGTGGTGAGGGTGCCGTAGCCGATGGAGGCCAGGCACAGGCTGGCGCCAAAGGGTGCGATACGCCCGAACACTGCCCAGAACGGCAAACGTTCGCCACGCACCACTGGCACCGAGGGTTTATTGCGGATCAGCACCAGGCCCAGCGCGGACAATACGGCCAGTGCAATGCCGAGGCTGTTGTAGCCGTATTCGGCCACCATCACCACGCCCAGCGGCGCACCAATGGCGATGGCGCCGTAGGACGCGATGCCGTTCCAGGAAATCGAGCGCGCCGTGTGTTCGGCACCGACGGCGCCCATGCACCAACTGATGGTGCCCACCCCGATCAGCCCTTGAGCCACGCCCAGCAACAGTCGGCCGACAATCAAAATGCCCAGGCTCAAGGTGGGCGTGCTCTGTAGCAATGTCGCAAAGAACGTCAGCACGCCGCTGACCAGAATCCCCGCCAACCCCAACACAATGGCGCGCTTGGTGCCGACGTTGTCCGACATGCGCCCGGCCATGGGGCGGCTGAGCAGAGTCGCCAGGTATTGCGAACCGATCGTGACTCCGGCGACCACGGCGCTGAAGCCCAGTTGCTCATGCACATAGCCAGGAATCACCGCAATCGGCAGGCCGATGCAGATGAACGCGATAAAGGTGTAGAAGACGATAGAGACGATCTGCAGGGTGATCGACAGGGAGCTGGGGGCGGCGGCAGACATGGGCACTCGTTCGCGGGCGGGCGGTGAGGGCATCATGGCAAGGGCTTGGGGGAAAAGAAAGCAGGCTATCTATTAATTATGGCGCGCCATAAACATGCAAAAAGCCCCGTCACACAGGACGGGGCTCAATTTTGCCGCTTGCAGCTAAAAACTAATGGCTGCTCTTAAAACACCACACCTTGGCTACGCAGGTAATCATCATAGGTGCCGCTGAAGTCGATCACGCCGGTGGCGCTCAACTCGATGATGCGGGTGGCCAGGGACGATACGAACTCACGGTCGTGGCTGACGAAGATCAGCGTGCCCGGGTAGTTCTCCAGCGCCAGGTTCAGCGCTTCGATGGATTCCATGTCCAAGTGGTTGGTCGGTTCGTCCATGAGCAGCACGTTCGGTTTTTGCAGGATCAGCTTGCCGAACAGCATGCGGCCTTGCTCACCACCGGAAATCACCTTCACCGACTTCTGTATCTCGTCGTTGGAGAACAGCATGCGACCCAGGGTGCCACGGATCATTTGCTCGCCTTGGGT
The genomic region above belongs to Pseudomonas azotoformans and contains:
- a CDS encoding FMN-dependent NADH-azoreductase codes for the protein MKLLHIDSSILGDNSASRQLSAGVVKAWQAAEPGVEVTYRDVAAEGFNHFSGATLGALGTPADQRNAAQQHEAELSAKTLAEFLAADAVVIAAPMYNFTIPTQLKAWIDRIAVAGQTFRYTEAGPEGLCGNKKVIVVSTSGGLHVGQATGVAHEDYLKVLLGFLGITDIEFVRAHGLAYGDEFRSKSLSDANVLINEQLFAAA
- a CDS encoding alpha/beta hydrolase family protein — protein: MMRLCAVMVLSLLGGLVSVHAAPAPHPHWSVGFHRMTFLDPLDLQPMKAIAFYPSTGLEHSTPLGAYRVAATEDSKIAIGRFPMLMLSHGNTGTPLALHDLATSLARKGFVVVAVLHPGDNYKDHSRLGTVSNLYGRPIQISEAITATLGDPMLSPFVNVDQVGVIGYSAGGETALILAGAKPDFDRLRRYCQERPEDRDACTTKGELVVDRDDLQPQSDPRIHALMLMAPLSLMFGRHTLADVHVPVLLYSGDGDKLVAVDKNAAALARKLPEPPDFKLLAGAGHFVFMAPCDSDQLAAMPAICTDADGVDREGIHRDLISEAGRFFSHTLGQATRAGMQTADQ
- a CDS encoding MFS transporter, translating into MSAAAPSSLSITLQIVSIVFYTFIAFICIGLPIAVIPGYVHEQLGFSAVVAGVTIGSQYLATLLSRPMAGRMSDNVGTKRAIVLGLAGILVSGVLTFFATLLQSTPTLSLGILIVGRLLLGVAQGLIGVGTISWCMGAVGAEHTARSISWNGIASYGAIAIGAPLGVVMVAEYGYNSLGIALAVLSALGLVLIRNKPSVPVVRGERLPFWAVFGRIAPFGASLCLASIGYGTLTTFITLYYLNRGWAGAAYCLTVFGVCFILSRLVFISAISRFGGFRAAIACMTIETLGLTLLWLAPSTGVALIGAGLTGFGLSLVYPALGVEAIKQVPNSSRGAGLSAYAVFFDLALAIAGPLMGAVALNLGYGWIFFCAALLSVTALGVTVLLKRRAY